GAGTCGCTCGATAGCTTTGTCGAATCCTGTAAAACTACTCAATAAGGAATAGTATTGTTGAGTGTCAAGTCAAGATATCAAGTATCTTAAATTGAAAGTGAAATTCTAATCGTTCCTAGCTTAGAAACCAAGCAAAGACAAACACATGGAGATCAAATCTAACTCATAAATCATAGAGTAGCCATATAAATCACATAGGAATATAGAATGTGTGTTTAGAAAAGAAtcgaataaatattatttatattttcgtTATATACAATTTAACAAGTGATgatatttaattaacttaaaatctATAGTTGTCAAATAATATCAATCATGCAATAATAAATACAAGTATCTGATCAAATCAATCAAGAGATAATAATtcgaccaaatattttattcctAAACTAAGACAAGCTATCAAGTGACAATTATAACAGTCTCTTTGAATATCTtgttaactaattttttttaataaataaataatttacaattacTTATTGAAATTGCTTAGATTAACGAAGTGGATTCGAGTACTTCCAAATAGCTTGTCACAAATTGTTAGAGTGTCTCAtcttgaagttttttttttttattttataaaaaacatAATAGCTTGGAttcacaataattaattaataatagacaatttacttttataattatttttgtttctttatgtcactttctaaaataattatttaatattatattatatttgttaatcatCTTACATACTtacaacataataataaaatattaaccaaACACTTGTTacttatttttaacattaaCAAACACAATGGCACATTTAATTACCAAATAttactttaatattatttttcacaatatcacgtaataaaaacataacacaacAGAGACTCACAGTACATAGTACATACACAATACCATATTCAATCACAAAACGTTACTTTACCAATGTCActttcacaaaataatataataaaaatgaataaattatattattagtctttgaattttagatttcataataaattaatcactatattttattttttatcattatagcagctaaattttaatatttataacaattcaatttatcgtttgatttttttgtcaatttttattaaagaaaattaacacagtacacattaatataaattttaaaataacttggatagaaatttatactaatttaatattaaataatttttgagtttatattgttgtatattatattagctattgttaataaaatttgataaaaaaattaaaagagaaattaattataacaaaaacaaaaaaaaattaatcatgtgcttataaaaaataaaataaaataattaatttattattaagtttaaaaaactTGTAACATAATGCTTATTGGAGGCAGGGAGGGTGGGGATATTTCCACAAACTAGGGATAGCTGGTGAAATTTCAAAATGTTTTGTACAATATCTGAGGGTGGCCAGCGTAATTAGGCGAAAGATAGAGAGCCACGAGCAAATTGAATATTTCTTCCAAGTACCCGCGTTCGACGATGACGACCAGTTGAGCAAACCGGAAAGTCGTCCAGGTGCATTCCCCCCCGCAGCCTCATCGAAtatctcatttctctttctccatcGAGACCACGCCATTGCCAtatcttctcttctcctctcttctcgtCTCCCAGACtacacataaatatttaatCGGTGCATGTATGAACAAGGTCGGTAAGGGATCATCTAGGGTTTTATAGAGAATTTCATGGAAGAACCTTTGGCTGCGTTGTCCGCATCAGCACGAGCAGTCGCCGGATTCTGCTATTGTAACTGTTTCAGAAGCCATTCCTGTTCTTGTTGTCGTTCTTGTTGTTATCGGCTCTAAGATTCAATCCTTCGGCTAGAATTAGGGTTTTCACTGGTTGGTTCAGTTGGAAGGTTTGGGTATGGATTTGCACTCCCAATCGAATCTGTCGCTAGGGTTTCTTTCACATGCCTCTGCGCCTACTGGCCGCCGGACGCAGATCGCTGACGACTCCATCTCGTTCCAGATCGACCCCAGCTTCCGTGACCCCTCCCACCCGGTGCCCTCGATTCCGCTGCAATTGATGGAGAAGGAAACGGAGAATCGGAAGGGCGAGGATGAGAACGAGGCTGGTGAGGGTGGGGAGGAGGATAGAGAGGTCGAGGAGTTTCGTATTTTGGGTCATTCCATGTGTCTGAAGAGGAGGAGGGACGGGGAATCGGGGTCGGCTTCATCGAAACGGGTCTCGATGGAGCCACAAGGTCTGGAGTCCCGGCGGAGTGTGGTGAGGGCTTGGGCCAACCAGCCGCTCTGCGTGGCGGACCCTGATGTTTTTGGGATCATGGAGAAGGAGAAGCAGAGGCAATTCAAGGGGATTGAGTTGATAGCTTCGGAGAATTTTGTTTGCCAGGCTGTGATGGAAGCTCTGGGGAGCCATTTGACCAACAAGTACTCGGAAGGAATGCCTGGGGCGAGGTATTATGGGGGTAATGAGTACATTGATGAGATCGAAATGCTATGCTGTGAGCGGGCATTGGCTGCATTTGGACTGGATTCGGAGAATTGGGGTGTAAATGTTCAACCTTATTCTTGTACATCAGCAAATTTTGCGGTTTATACAGGTCTACTATTGCCCGGTGATAGAATAATGGGATTGGATACCCCTTCTGGTGGAAACACCAGTCACGGGTACTATACACCTAATGGTAGGAAAGTTTCCGGGGCTTCAATTTTCTTTGAAAGTCTCCCATATAAAGTGAATCCACAGACTGGATATATTGACTATGATAAACTTGAGGAGAGGGCGCTTGATTTTCGCCCCAAGATACTTATTTGTGGTGGGAGTTCGTATCCACGGGAATGGGATTATGCAAGGCTTAGACAGATTGCTGATAGATGTGGAGCAGTTTTGATGTGTGACATGGCTCAAATTAGTGGTCTTATTGCGGCTAAGGTGAAAATTTGATACCTATCTATCTTTAGTTTGTGATTGAAGTTTCTGCTAAAATTATCCATGCTTCCTTAGCTCGATGGTCTGTTTCTTTGATGTTGATCTATGTGTTATTTGTAACTGtgttagttattttatttggttACTGTAAATGCTCAGCTAAGTGGTTTTTTGGGTACTTACTATCATTGAAATCCTTGGATTCAAGAATGCACTTGGTGTTTTCTGGTAGAAAGGACTCCTCTTTACTGTGCTCAACTATGAGGGTAATTTGAAGTTCAGTTTAAAAATGTTGGGAAACTTTCCAACCATTTGTAAACTAAGCTTCACATCaactatgttttgtttatttggtTTTATAAGGTATATAGGGGCACTTATTAGGAAAAACTTCACATCTCAATAGCATCTGCTAGATCTCTTTAATTTAGCTGAACTTTGTTGCTTTATAAGttgaattaatttgatgtaGCTTAAAAGTTGAAAATCTTGAATTCCAGAATTTGAGGTAGAATCTtagttcaattaatttgatgtagCTTAAAATGGGGGAATTCCCTTGATAACCTTCTTCTTCCCTCGCTTCAAGTGCAACTATTATATTTGTGTTTGTTGAAATGGTTCATCCTCTCTCTAAAAAATTACActctttcaaatatattttgtgtgttaaGCAGCCTGTCAGAGTTATCTAATACCTATTAAACTTGCATCGTCAATGTCCCCCTTGCATGAGAGATCAACTAACCCAACAAACAAATTCTGATGTTCTTTGGTACTTTCCATTTCTGGGAAAAGTTATTCTATCCATCTCTTTGTCATGTTCTCTGGTGCTTTCAGTTTTTGGGAAAGAAAGTTATTCTATCCATGATTCTATCCTTTATTTCATCAGTGAAtcgtattttattttttggttatgCTACTCATTCAAatcccattttttattttttgagaattcAGCTATTTCATGTAATGGCCTTGGTTTTGAACATGTTCCCAAAAAAAAACTATGTTATGGATGTGTTGCTAGATGTTATTGTATTTCAATGAACACTCTTTCATGAGGATATAGGACAAGTACGGGTATAGACGAGTTAATTTGATCATAAACTTTTATTTACTTTCACATTTGGGTCTGGCTATAAAGATTCCAGCTATGAGTAGCAGCAAGCAGGTGAATCatcttcttttactttttactttttctttttcggtTGAAAAATGTCAGCAGTctatttttgtgacaaaaagaaaaagaatggaatCTCAGTATTTGATTTAAGATTGGAGTTTAGGTTTTTTGTGTTATTGTTGATACCCAAGTCTTGTTCTGAAATTATGCCATGTTCTATCCAAAAGTGGATTTATTGTTTTGTTCCCTTTTGGTTTTGGTCAAATAATGTGAGGACTGGTTTTTGAAGGGGAAAAATTGTCATGGGTCAGCATACGTATAAAGATTTCTTATTGAAAGAGTAGTTATAAAAGGAGAGGACTTTCATTGGCAGTCGGCAGTGTAATTTTGCTCTAGGGTATGTGGTTGGTTCCTCTCCTAATTGCAGGTGATTTGTGAATCTTAGTGGCAGATGTTGCTGACATTGGACAATGGGGATATAATGATAGTTTAGATTCCATGCTTCCATGCAAATTCTAATAACCtataattttaacttatttCCTTCCTATGGTCATATATGCATGCATCATAATAAGTATATTGTTGTTGAGTGGTTTGCTGATCTTATTTCGCATGAATAAGTGCATTTTTGTTGTTAGATGTTGGGTGAAAATtgacaaatataatttattacgCAGTTAATAAAATTGATCTCCTTGGTTTAATTCAGAGCAAATCTTTACTTTTCTTGCCAAGATCTTCTAGTTTCAAAGTTAACTCTCGGCTTTTGTTCCAGCCATGTGAACTTGCCATTGGTTTTATCTTCTTTCCATGTGTCCTTTTTTCACCTAATATGGAACTCTTTTCATGAAAGTGGTTCTGTTTTTGCTTCCAAAAATTTGTTCAGCTATAGGTTCTTCTAATAGTGCGTGTGGTTGATTTTTGTGCAGGAATGCGCAAACCCCTTCGACTACTGTGATATTGTTACCTCGACAACTCATAAAAGTCTTCGAGGCCCTAGAGGTGGTATTATTTTTTACAGAAAGGGTTCAAAGCCAAGAAGGAGAGGAATGCTTTTGAATCAAGGTGATGGTAGTGATAGATATGACTTTGAGGAGAAGATAAACTTTGCTGTTTTCCCAGCTCTTCAGGGTGGTCCACACAACAATCACATTGCTGCCCTTGCTGTAGCCTTGAAACAAGTGGCTACTCCTGAATACAAGGCATATATGCATCAAGTGAAGAAAAATGCTCAGGCTCTAGCATCTGCTTTATTGAGGAGAAATTTCAAACTGGTAACAGGGGGCACTGACAACCATTTGATACTTTGGGATTTAAGGACTCTTGGATTAACAGGTACACGCGTTTTCTTACTTTGTGTGTTTTATTCGGAAAAATTGAATGCCATCTTGTTGGCTGAATATTTTGAACTTTGGTTTGTTAGCTTTTGTTTTACATATCACGCTATGTACTTGGAAAGATTTAACTGTCACAAGTCTCTATGCTCACATTGGATAAGTAAAAACCAATTCAACTGTGTGATTCCCATTAAATTGTGTTCTGTTTCAATTGAAAGGggataattaaataagaatttgatgTTCTCTATTAACTAGTAAATCAATGTTGTTATGCggactggggcctagcgcctaggcagAGAAAACTGCTGTTTTCagcaataatgcaacataaacctgcattattttgtaacattcGTTGCTTCCTCACATTATTTTGTGCTTTCATCTAATAGTAAGTTACAGACAAatcaaattattgtattaacaataatttggCCCATGGTGCTGtacttttcttgatttttttttttcccacgaAATTTCTCCCAAGTTTCCTAGCAGTTGCCCATTCAATATGTGCTTTTTGACCaatgctttgctttgctttggtctctccccctccccccccccccccccccccaactaaATTTCTCTTGTCTTTCAGACAAGTTCTATCTACTTAAGAAATTTCTCTCCCCTAAATTTCTCCAACAGATCCATTCTTCTTTGCTCCCTTTGTTCAATGACTACTACTACAAGAGGCAAAGAGCCCGCTTCCTCTTATGCTTCTCGGAGCGTTGGCAGCTATGATGTGTTCTTGAGCTTCAGAGGTTAGGACACTCGCTGTACCTTCATCGACCATCTCTACATGGCTCTTACAAACGCTGGATTTCGCACCTTCAGGGACGATGATGAAATCCAAAGATGTTTCCCTTCCACTAGAACACACAGCTAACAATTGTTACATTTTATGTCATATATTGTTGCGTTTTATGCACTTGTTTTCAAGTGTCAACAATTAGCATGACTAACTTTCAGACTAGGTAGTTAGCACATTCAAAAGGTAATTCGCAACTCAGTACACTAGGCTCCTGGTATTGCATGGTCTGGGAAAGTTCAGCACATATCTGGGTACTTGATGTGGAAGTCATGTGAGGTGTATGCTGCAATATGTGACAACTTTTAATATGGTAGGACATAGAGCAAAAATTAAAGATATGTGAAAAATATGAGCGTAATCGAGATGAGTGTAATCTTGAAGATAAGATTCTAGAGATAtgattaaaatggtttggtcatgtgagaagaagaccactAGAGGCTCCTATGAGGGGAGTTGATGAAGTagttagcaaaagaggtaagaggaagtaaaaaaaaaacctttgtGGGAGACATGTAAGTTTGATTTTAAGTATACAGGCCTTACAAAACAAAAAGCAATGGAtagaaattaatgaaaatttagaATTAATGTAGCTGATCCCACATAGttggataaaggcttgatatgttttattttttttgattagtgttcttaaattttagttttgtaaTCACCCTGGTATTTCTTGCCTACTAGTGAATGAGGGGACGGTTAAGGTGAGATGGAAAAAGTGTTTCTCAAAGTTATTGAATGAATATGTaaacaaaaattacattaaGACAAAAGGAAGTGAGTTAATATTCTCTAGACGCATTTGTTTGGAAGAAGGGAATAAACCATAAAAAAGATGAACAATGGTAAATCAATTGGACTGAATAATTTCTTAACAAAGCCATGAAAATGCAATGGGACAAGAAGACATTTTGTGGTAAATGAAAATGTTCAATGTAATTTTTGAGTTGAGGGGTGCATGATGAATGGAGGGGCACTCTAGTGCTTATTTGTAAgaatgaaagttttgaaaattatggagGGATCAACTAATGAGTCACTGATGCAGAACCAAAAGAGCACAGGTACAAATTCGAGAACTCAATATCAAAGCCGTCTGGAATAATCCATCCAAAAGGATTATACAGACTATTGATCCTAATGGAAACGTAATAAACCCTAAtggaaatataataaataaaagattaactGGAAACAAATAAGATATACCAATTTCCATATTTATGCCTAGAATAATACCTCCCAAAATATTTGCATCCATGCACTCCATCTGCACTATGAAACTCTGGGACTGGGTGATTGAGCAAAGGTTAATAATAGAATCTTAAGGTATCTTAAactcaatttggtttcatgcttgtTAGTATAGAATGAAAGCTATATAGTTGCTGAGACACATTTGATGGAAAAGTCTAGAgataaaattcacaaaaagtTTATGATAAAATCCCCAGAGAATCCTTATGAcaggttttagagaagaaaagagttcaaattgcttatatacatttttttaaagaCATCTATCAGGAAGCAGAAACATGTTATAGAACTAGGGGTGAGCAATTGTTTTTTTGGGTCAGTTATTGGGTGGTTTGGGAACTGAACTGAATTAATTGAACTTATTTACAATGTAGCCAAACCTACCTGCAAGTATAATTAATTGAAGTAAAGTGGTTACCCTTTCCATAGGCTTTGAGAGTAAACTAGCTGCAGTTCGTtatgtttctttattttaatttagtgcCACATATCTGAGCATATTCTAATCTTTTGCGCTACATCTCCTCTGATAGGCAAGTCTTTTGAGAGAATATGTGAGATGTGCCGCATTACTCTCAACAAAGTTACTATATTTGATGATAATGGTGCCATCACGCCTGGAGGTGTAAGGATTGGTACGTGAATACCTTTTTGAGATGGAATTCCCAAATCACAGTACCTTGTTTTTTTGGTTTATGTGAGGTGTCCGTCTTGTTTTGACATTTGTGTTTGTGCGTTCAGGTACTCCTGCCATGACTTCAAGAGGTTGCCTAGAGGGTGATTTTGAAATAATGGCTGGCTTCCTCCATAGAGCTGCACAGATAACGTGTGCAGTGCTTAAAGAACATGGGAAGTTGCAGAAAGCCTTCCCAAAGGGTCTTCAGAACAACAAAGATATTATTGAGCTCCGGATATGTGTTGAAAATTTTGCAACTCAATTTGCAATGCCGGGTTTGGATGCATAAAACATGCTTTGAAGATGCATACAATGAATTTTCGCCTTGCACAGCTGACGGACATGCACTTGCTCATGGTAACAATTACGGAATCTACTTCTGTTCTTACAGTTTGCACCTTCCCTATAGATTGTTTTGGTCCAGGAAACAACAGTTACCacatcaaattgttgttgccCAGTTCAAGTGGAGCGTGCTAGTGCTAGTGCATTGTGCACATCCTGAGATTTGGTAAAGCGGTGATGTGGGTTCTGTACATACCATGACTTCATGGTCTCCGTAATTTTTGGAGAGCTTACtaaatatatatgaagatgATACAGAAGCTTCAAACCTGATGAGGCCTTATGGTGATACTTCCTTTGAACTTTAAACagaatttaaaaatgattttgaatGCACAGCATCATTTTTTCGTAATTGTCATGTAGTTTTCTCAAGATCCATGTTGGATTCAGATATTGGAATTTATTTTTCGTTTAATTTTTTGGGGTTATGTCTTGGTGTAAAAAAGGAGTGCTGTAACTTATTACCGTGTCATTTAATTAGGATCGCTTGTACCTTCCTTGATTGATGCCGCCCCCACGAGAGGCTGGAAAAAATGGGGCCCTGTTTAGACAGTGATATTGATCCCGAAATCGGGCCTAACAGGGAGACTGATTGCGCACAATACCAGAAACACCCTTACCCCGTTCTGCCCATATTTCAGAATCAATTGCAAAATGACCAAAACACCATTGCAGGCAAGGGGGCTTTGGTCATTTTTGTGCTATCGGTCTCTCCCTGTTCAGCCCCTATTTTAGaagtaatattattatttatttccgATTTTACAGTGAGATCTTGTTGTCCTTGGCATAAAATATGCAGTACGCAATAATTGTTTTGAAGTATGCCAGTTGTGGTGTCTAGATTCATCAAGTGTTGTACtgaatgatgatgatgatgatgtttgtGGTAATTATACCTATCACTGCAGCTCACAGGGCTAGACTGCTAGTCTATGCTGCATTACCACCCCAtcaataaatgtggataaaaagTTCTCAAGGGAACGCTTTTGAATGTGAGAATGATTTATGTGAAGGAAGCATctattttgttttcaagtttgTTCAttaaagagttaaataaataaatggcaAGAGGAATGGATGCAAACTATGTGAACTTTGATCGTATCCAAAACCTATCAATCAAAGCAGCAGAGTCCACCAGTAGGTGAACTCTACTATCAGTTCAGCAACAAATTTGGAAGCAGACAAATGCTTCCAAACAGCAGAAAAACTGCTCTTTCTTTCTACTTGTGTTTTCAAACTCAAAACCAGGAATCCCGTTGttgtattctctctctctctctctctattacaGACTGAAATTAATGTGAATTAGGCAACTTAAAAGCTGGGTGTTAGCTTGAAAATGGAAAGTTGCCTGCTGGCCTTCAAACAAAATGAATAGGTTTCTTTACTTTTACTTAATATTCATTGACAATTCTGTCATAATCCCACATGGCTTTTAGATTTGTCATCAAGGAAGGGAACAtcatttcctttaattttgaTATGATCTTCTCTTTTACTTGATCTGAAAAGAAGTATCTTCTGGTTCTCTGGCTTGAGCTTCTTGTATCTAAgatttttgttgcttttgtctTGCCTTCCTTGACAATGTTTctatataatattattagaaTAGAAGTacatttgttattctttttccAGTTTCCTCTCTTTGGTTGTTGCCTTGGGAATCTCAACTTTTCATTAATTGCCAATCCAATTGTTTTTGAATACTAATGTTGTGGACAAAACAAGAAAGTATCAATCTCTCTTCCGTATTGCATAAGAACTTGTTCTTTGGGTGAGAAAATATGGCTTTCTAATGAAGCTACTATTATATATTCCTCCTGATTCTTCTTTTCGGATAAGAGATAACAATCTTGCTTTTCTTGAA
This window of the Diospyros lotus cultivar Yz01 chromosome 5, ASM1463336v1, whole genome shotgun sequence genome carries:
- the LOC127802368 gene encoding serine hydroxymethyltransferase 7-like, with translation MDLHSQSNLSLGFLSHASAPTGRRTQIADDSISFQIDPSFRDPSHPVPSIPLQLMEKETENRKGEDENEAGEGGEEDREVEEFRILGHSMCLKRRRDGESGSASSKRVSMEPQGLESRRSVVRAWANQPLCVADPDVFGIMEKEKQRQFKGIELIASENFVCQAVMEALGSHLTNKYSEGMPGARYYGGNEYIDEIEMLCCERALAAFGLDSENWGVNVQPYSCTSANFAVYTGLLLPGDRIMGLDTPSGGNTSHGYYTPNGRKVSGASIFFESLPYKVNPQTGYIDYDKLEERALDFRPKILICGGSSYPREWDYARLRQIADRCGAVLMCDMAQISGLIAAKECANPFDYCDIVTSTTHKSLRGPRGGIIFYRKGSKPRRRGMLLNQGDGSDRYDFEEKINFAVFPALQGGPHNNHIAALAVALKQVATPEYKAYMHQVKKNAQALASALLRRNFKLVTGGTDNHLILWDLRTLGLTGKSFERICEMCRITLNKVTIFDDNGAITPGGVRIGTPAMTSRGCLEGDFEIMAGFLHRAAQITCAVLKEHGKLQKAFPKGLQNNKDIIELRICVENFATQFAMPGLDA